The window ACCATAACGATGATCCCCCCATTGACAAAATAGATTGCAACTGCACTAGTCAATCAAAAAATTTCAACTCCCCGCAAACCTGCACTGCATTACatttaatagaaaaaaacaatCTCCTTAAGGAAAAAGTATTGTTGGAATTACATTGTAGTCTTCCTATACCTCAGCCCATAATTGATCCTgtggcaggccatgcttcctcagaagccacaggaagtacatcctctgctggaaCTTTTTGAGGATGTAGTTGGcttcccacttcaggtcctgagagactaTAATTGCCAGGGACTTCAAGGTTTCCACAGATGACATAGAGCAGTTGGGCAGCTTGAGGGAAAGATGTAGTgaaagatgcctcctgaagtccatgatcatctctacagtcttgagCATGTTCAGCTCCATATTGTATCTACCGTACCACAGCTCCAGCAACTCCACTTCCTGCTGATATGCAGTCTTTCATGAAaccaatgactgtggtgttgTCTGCAAACTTCAACGAGCAATGGAGAGGGGGCACATGCTTGGAGTGCCCCAGTGCTGGTGGTGTATGTAGATGAGGTCGTGTTCCCTAGCCTTACCTGCTGTGTCACGAGAGTTACGGTCGTGAtgtagtctatcccagctatctttggatgTGGGGTAGTGTATAGCATCAAGTGGTCACCAGTTCACCAAAGCATTTGGAACCTGTTCTAAAAATGGAGAAGCTGTGCTCTTTTTATGTATACAACTGACCCAATTATGTGAGGTTTGAGCAAGTAGTAGTCTTAATTCTGATCTTAGAAATGTACCAAAGTGactagaaaaaataataatggtatctattaaaaataataatggtatCTATTAAAACGAATGTAAAAAAGAATTTATGGGGAGTACCATAGTACGTACAGTCATAAGAAATATTATGAAAATAGACAGGACACCAGATCCAATTCATATATTGCTGTAATTAAAATAACTGGAAactgaaaaaattaaaatcagttATTGTGTATGAAGGTGATGCCTCTGTAttgttttggtttaaaaaaaaaaaaaaaaaaaaaaaaagagctaaacCATTGTATCCCTAAAGATGCCATCATCTTATAAGGAGAGAATAGATGTCGGAGTGAACTCAAAAATAACTGTTCAACCTCATAGTTTGTTGtaaatcaaaactaaaatcTGTATAGATCTATCTAAACTATATACAAAGTTAATGgcagaaaatattcaaataagtTAACGTTACATTTGTCAGAAATGCACAGAGAtgataaaaaagacaaagaaccAGAAAATGGGCTTGAAATGTCAATTCCTAATATTTTAACAAGACAACTAATTTGAGTATGCACAAATTCTTTGTTTAATCCTCCTGTCATGTTGCAGGTCAAATCGAcccattttaaaacaaacaaaaaaaaaataatagggaGTGACTTAAGTGTATTAAAATACAGATATTGGGTTCATAATGAAATATGtggtggtgatttttttttttttttttttttttttctgacagttGGTTAATGGGTCAAATTTACCAAGGAACACAATTGCTATTCCTAAGAAATGAAGTAGCAAGAGtgctaaaatgtttttgttgggtAAATTTATGTAGTTGCTTCTAAATAGTGTCCCCTTTTCttacctttttttccattagataTTTCTCTGTGACCAGGCCTTTGACCTATCGTGCAAAGCGGACAACCAAACGAGCCATGACTATGATTTGTTTAGCTTGGTCCATATCATTCATTCTTTGGGCCCCAGCCATACTATTCTGGCAATACATCGTTGGTGAGCGGACAGTGCCACCTAATGAATGCTTCATCCAGTTTCTATCTGAGCCCATTATTACATTCTGCACTGCTATAGCTGCATTTTACTTGCCAGTTACTATAATGACAACCCTGTTTTGGAAGATCTATCAGGAGACAGAGAAACGTGCTAAGGATATACAGGGTCTTAAGGGCTCTGGTACGGGAAACAGACAGATTCAAAATCACAGGAGTGGCAGTGGTGTGACCGAGACCCAAACGGAAAAATCTGACACAAGTTTAACAGAACAAATGAGTTCTGCCAATGACAAGCGCAAAGAGCAAAATGTACAGCCTTCAGACACTGACGACAACACAAGTATTCCAAGAGGATTGGGAAGCAGAGGGTTATGTGGATTATTCCTCTTCCAGTTTTCATCATATTTCCGCCAGGTTTTTAAAAGCGCTGATACCACTACCACAGCAGAGCAGACTGGCTGTGACCATTTAGATAACAATGATCCttcagaggaggaagaggatgtAAATGATGCAGACCAAATGAGACTTGCGACAGGTTAGCTCCAGTAATAATTTCCAATTCATGTGTATATGtaatttgggagggggggggggtgtttgcatGTATATTTCAATTGACACAAATTCCATATACCGTCATTCcaggcctacagagtgcacctggttataagcctcacccagtacatttgttaagaccaccatttggtacatacataggctgcagccgtgtaaaacCCGCACactgaaaccgacattgaaaggtgagatattttcaaagaaagacggtacaaagagagtttaacgcaaCATGTcgattacaatctgcaccaaacacaactctctctctgtcttggatgctcagaactacttaatctagttccttccagaatttctctttcaactctcagtCACATCCTATCTGTGAGGCATAGCCATTAATCACATTATactattttactttcaattgGCTCGCAACtatagtcactcacatttgacgagcatgACCGCACTCACGCGCCTACgtgcttgcaaatctgcacggccgagcatgaaaaatcacgtgcgtacaattttttacgagtagaaaaaatagataaagatgtcgcttattagtgtagtcttgacataaatttatgtgtttatttcataaacgttaactaaacaagcctgctccaaaataatcagtattcacccggaaacaggaaattcaagttaaccgtattgagcatgtatggaagttaggccgaaagcgcatgttcagaggtgCTTCACATACTgagagcgcatttacgtcgaacgtcatcaacatcatgagccatatcaaaggaaattcagttacacaaggggtgctcattgcgtccaTTGCGAGGCAGTGTAATggcctccacccccccccccccccataaaaaagacgttagattatcatccacctcgtcacttgatccaggtgtggccaatacgtcgagcgcacccACATAAAGGCGCATCCTAGCaagccccccccaaacaaaacatCTCGATTACCAAcaagaatgtttgttacaatgtatcactagcttgccactaacgccgattgttaaactaaactttcagcatcttcattgaTATCAAATTTGTATCCACATTTATAAGAATGCTCATTATGATCTGAAGACCCCTGACTTCATGCaccattttttacttttcctgGCCATCTTGTATATCCAAAATGCACCACTtgagaacaaaaagaaaaaaatatggaaatgtgtCACTTGAACCATGCACTTGAAATCCAGAAAATGACATTCTGTGATATTAATGATGTCTCATTTGCTCTCTATAGATGAAAGGAAGACTAAAACTGCAAAAGACAAGGACAGCATACCATCAGAGTCAAACCAATCACTGCCTGCTGGCTTATGCCCTGGAAATAACTCCATAAGAGATGCGGCCATGACGAAAAAGTTGGCCTCGAAAGCCAAGACAGAGGTTAACAAGCGCAAGAATgacaaaaaagcaaatgacaagAAAGCAGCACGGACGCTTAGTGCCATCCTTTTGGCCTTCATTACGACTTGGTTGCCATATAATATAATGGTCTTAGTTAACACCTTCTGCCAAGACTGTATCCCAGGAAGTCTTTGGGCACTAGGCTACTGGTTGTGTTATGTTAATAGCACAGTCAACCCTATGTGCTATGCCCTGTGTAACAAGACTTTTCGGACAACGTTCAAGGATATCTTAATGTGCCAGTGGAATCAAAATAGAAGAAAGGTTCCATTTAGTAAGAGGAATACTGAAGCTTGCCAAAGGAAAGATCAAATGTAGACCAGAAGTATGATTAAAATATTATGATTTAGAAACTGTAGTAGAATGGTTAGAGCGGAAACATAATATTTGAGAAAGGTCAAACGGGGACAGATTCTGCTCAGACGCACACGCATCCTCATATACATCAAGACAATTGATCCAATTTAATTTCATGTCTTCAAAACATTTACTTACTTTAGCTTTTAgaatcccattttcttttttctactgCACTGCCGGAGTGGGGACGGTAACAATATGTTTTGAGGTCAAATTGTAGTCGATCCCCCTTTTGAAACATGGTCCAACCCATGCGTCATTTTAGCAAAAGAAAAGACGTCGGGGGAGAAAAGGCTAACAGTCAAGGCCCATTCAAACGACATTGTTGAAAGTTGCCCCACACTGTCGCCTAATAGCCCATTCAGCAGGAGGAGATAACGAGTGAAGGTcactgagagaaagagggtGTGGACCAGTGGAAAGGGAGGAGGTGAAGTTGAATGAAAGAACgaaggaaggaaaaacaacaacacctgTTGCTTTGTGAGCATTCTGGGTGTGTCAACAATTGCCTGCACCTGAGCAGGAGAAAGCATTTTCTCTTGAGGAGTGAGGATCTGTCCTAGGAACTTAACCTTTTGTGATACAAACTGCAGTTTTGATAAAGATGTTTTGTGGCCTTCTGACGCAAGATGTTTTAACAAAACAACTTTATCAGTTTCCCATTGTTCTTTGGTGAGAGCAGCAATCAACAATCAACATATTGTAGCAAAGCTGTGTCTGGTGTGAGTGTCAAAGGTTCAAGACTGTGGGCAAGTGCCTCAAAGAAGAGGGTGGGACTGCATGTCAGTCGTTGACACAAGATACAGTACTTATATTTAACCTCgtggtgaaagtaaaaaaagaaatcctcttATTTTAAGATGACTGTCGTAGTAagtgcaaatagaagaaaagGTGGTGAAAACAGAcgagattttctttttcgagCGACAAAGGGCTGGTCTGAAAAATATGTTGTGACGCCAAATTCGAAAGCGAGTTTATGGAAGGAAACGTGGATAGAATTGAAGCTGAACTACTCCAAGCGTCACATTCCACACAGGTCATTTGAAAGCAATTAGGATTGTACGCAGCTGTAAGTTAAGAAATTGGGATCGAAAAATCGTTGGGGGAAAGTGCCAAATATATAAGGAAAGTTGACACTGGTAAACAAATCAAACCTGGAGAACGTTAAGATTGTCATGGACAATGTTCTATTAGCCATCAATGCATCCCTGATGTCAGTTTAACAAATTCACAACCACATGGCAAAATACTTGAGTATACCAGAAATCTGGTGTAGCaagttatgcatttttttaattcaatcagtCAATGTAATGGATCCCTACATCAATTAACAAGTAATGTTAAAGTTCCCCCTTGGCACACATTCATCATGGCTGACAGCacagaatacagtgcacaaaaagctggttctgtattttaaatacagaggGCAAAATAATGTTCATCATCACactgggagcatcattcagctgtcagcATGCACTGCAAAACAATATTATGTAAGCAATaatttatccatcaattttctgagagGCTTATCCTCATCTAATTAAAGCATATTCCAGACAGGTGGGACCAGGATTCAaaaccctgtcctcagaactgtgaaactcTACAACTGTTCTACCATGCCGCCACCAATAATTTAGTGttacaccacaaaaaaattggggatatgattgtgatttaaaaaaataaatgaaatgaatttagGAACAGGATTTCAAACATATACcttatagttggcttggtttggttagcactGCAGTTTTTTGTGTAGTTATAAGAACGTTTATTGACAGTTTCATTGtatgttaaaattgtttttaataaaagtgTTCTGTTGGGAATTTATATGCTGTAATATAATTCATTTAataagccatgtaacttcaatggatgacatgtCTGATGTCGCTCATAGTGCTCAAAGGGACCACTCAGAGGCTAAGCG of the Syngnathoides biaculeatus isolate LvHL_M chromosome 22, ASM1980259v1, whole genome shotgun sequence genome contains:
- the chrm3b gene encoding muscarinic acetylcholine receptor M3, with the translated sequence MTQMVIIIVFLTGSLSLVTVIGNILVLLSFKINKALKTVNNYYLLSLAFADLTIGTLSMNLYTTYIIMDQWALGPVICDLWLAIDYVASNASVMNLLVISFDRYFSVTRPLTYRAKRTTKRAMTMICLAWSISFILWAPAILFWQYIVGERTVPPNECFIQFLSEPIITFCTAIAAFYLPVTIMTTLFWKIYQETEKRAKDIQGLKGSGTGNRQIQNHRSGSGVTETQTEKSDTSLTEQMSSANDKRKEQNVQPSDTDDNTSIPRGLGSRGLCGLFLFQFSSYFRQVFKSADTTTTAEQTGCDHLDNNDPSEEEEDVNDADQMRLATDERKTKTAKDKDSIPSESNQSLPAGLCPGNNSIRDAAMTKKLASKAKTEVNKRKNDKKANDKKAARTLSAILLAFITTWLPYNIMVLVNTFCQDCIPGSLWALGYWLCYVNSTVNPMCYALCNKTFRTTFKDILMCQWNQNRRKVPFSKRNTEACQRKDQM